AAGAAGACATTTTCATTGATAATTGCGTCAGGTAAAGGATCTAACCTACCTTGATTCAATTCTTCCAGTCGATTTCGAAAATAATTGGCTTCCCTACTGACATGATCTACTAATAAAGGGAAATTCGTACCACCTGGAAGTTTGCATTGTAAAATTAATCCTAATATTTTCCTTTTGAAAGCCCAGATATGTGAAGCTGCACTATGAACTTCCTCATTAAACTTCCGTATTACTGCTGGATCAGAATCGACAGTAAATCCGAGGGATCTATTCTCGATGGCTTCGAATGTGGCGTAGAAATGGTTCGCTTCATTAATTAGTTGCGTGTCTTCACAACGAAAACCTAATTTAAGAAAAAAAGAGTGTTCTTTCATGATTCGTGACCAGAATCTTATTTCATCTAGAGATCTCAATACAAAAGGATCCGGCATATTTAAAGCACACCTCCCATTTTTATACAATTATAATATGCGGAATGTTTGTACTATATCCGGAGGAAATCAGGCGATCATACAGAAGTGCTCAAACGCTTTTTATCTGGACTCCTGTCGTATAATTGACAGTATGTTCATTAACTACGAGGTGGAAGAAACATGGCAGAAAAAACATACTTAGATTTACGCATAAGAAGGACAAGAAAAGCGATTCGAAATGCTTTTATAAATTTATTAGCAGAGAAAGAATTGATTAAGATCTCGATCAATGCCATTACGCAAAAGGCTGAAATCAATCGAGCTACATTTTATTTGCATTATAAAGATATTAATGATTTGATTAGCAGATTTAAAGAAAATACTCTCGGATAAATTTGATGAATCCTATAAACCTGGGGACGAACTTACCTCTCTGATTTTATTGTTAGAGCATATTGCAGAACATTCTCATATGTATAAGGTGTTGATTGTAACCAAAAATATTCCTTATTTCACACCGAAATTGATGGATCTGTTATATGAATTGATTTTAACAACAACAGAACAACAGTCGATTCAAAAAACAGAAAAATGAGGTACCCGTAAGTCTCGCTCAAGTGATGAGCAAAGAAGTGAACATTATTGGGGCAAGTGGATACACACACGAAGATATTGTAAAAGTTATTGATCATATTAACGACAAAAAAACGAATATCTCTACAATGGTGACGCAGACCTATAAATTAGATGATATCCAAGCAGCCTTTGATAAAGCCATTGAAGCTAAAGAAACCATCAAGGTCATTGTAGAGTTAACTTAATAATCAATTTTAAAAGAGTTCATCTGAGCGTATAAACTTATTTGAACTCTTTTTTATTTTAGATGAGTAGTGACTTTATATAAAATTTAATTTTAATTAAAGATGGTATATAACTAGAGTAAAGTCGTAATTATACTAAGTACAGAAGTGATAATAGAGAAGAAAACCGTGGAGGTATAATGGAAATTAAACTTGTTCCAGTAACGTTTGAAGATAAAGAGGTATTGTCTAATCTATATCAACTTTACTATTATGATTTCAGTTTATTTACGGATCAAGACGTGAACCAGCATGGGGAATTCGAGGTAAATATTAATTATTTTTGGGAAGGAGATCATCGATGGAATCCTTATCTGATTGTAGGTTCAGGTAACATTGTTGGATTCGTGGTTGTTCTTATGGAGAACTTAGATACAGACTCAAATCCAACTCATGTGATCTATGACTTTATGATTTTGCAGAAATATAGAAGAAATGGAATAGGGACTGCTGCCGCTACAAAAGCACTTGATCTATTTAAAGTCAAATGGAAACTAGCTCAAATGGAGAATAATATACCTGCTATAGCCTTTTGGCGAAAATTACTTAAGGAGTATACAAAAGATAACTACACAGAACGTTATATGAGTGATCACCATAAATATATTCAAGAATTCGATAGAACGGAGAGAACGAAATGAATATCACCGTAACATTAACTGATAGTACGACGAAGTTTGTGATTAACAATCTATACCCACTATACTTACACGATCTATCAGAGATATGGGGGAGCCTCCCTAATCAATACGGAGTATATGAGGATAATGAAACGCAGACACTGAATGAACAGAATAAAGTCTTCGACATATGGTGGGAGAAACCGGGTATTCTGTATCCTTATTTAATAAAAGAGAATGAAATTCCTGTGGGCTTTGCATTAGTGGCCACACCACCTTATGCACCACCGAATTGTGAATTCTATTTGAATGAATTTTTTATCCTGCGACCTTTCCGAGGTAAGGGAATCGCTGAATTTGCGGCTAAGGAGGTTTTTAATATTCATATGGGAAAATGGGAGTTACAGACCAACCCCACGGCTACCAATATGAGAGCTCAGCACTTTTGGAGAAAAACACTAAAAGAATATACTAGTGATAGCTTTCAAGAAGAATGTAGGAAGTCATTTGATGATGAATTAAAGATGATTTTTAATTTTAATAATGGATTAGGATAAAGAAATCTGCATGAGGGAATTATTCCTTCTATTGACTTATAGTGGATTAGAGCTTACAATAAGAAAAATTATATATCCAAACAAATGCTTTGATGGAGAAAAGTAGTTCAATACCTCTTTACAGGGAGGAAACGCCGGAGATTGAGAGCGTTTCTAGAGAAAAGGGTTGATCGAAGTTCACTCCGGAGCAGTCCCTTGAAACCATTGTTGGTAAGTAGAGGTGTACCGGTTTTAACCGTTAAATATTAAAGTGAGAACATTTCTGTTTTTTGTACAGAATAGTTCTAATTTAGGGTGGTACCGCGGCTCCTCGTCCCTTTTCGGACGAGGGGTCTTTTTGTTTTCATTTTAGAAGAAATATTTGTATCCCTGTAAGGCTCGGTAGCTCAGTCGGTAGAGCATAGGACTGAAAATCCTAGTGTCGGCGGTTCGATCCCGTCCCGAGCCATCTCAACCTTAATAGTAAGGCTCGGTAGCTCAGTCGGTAGAGCATAGGACTGAAAATCCTAGTGTCGGCGGTTCGACCCCGTCCCGAGCCATCTCAACCTTAATAGTAAGGCTCGGTAGCTCAGTCGGTAGAGCATAGGACTGAAAATCCTAGTGTCGGCGGTTCGACCCCGTCCCGAGCCATCTTAACCTTAATAGTAAGGCTCGGTAGCTCAGTTGGTAGAGCATAGGACTGAAAATCCTAGTGTCGGCGGTTCGACCCCGTCCCGAGCCATCTCAACCTTAATAGTAAGGCTCGGTAGCTCAGTTGGTAGAGCATAGGACTGAAAATCCTAGTGTCGGCGGTTCGATCCCGTCCCGAGCCATCTTAACTTTAATAGTAAGGCTCGGTAGCTCAGTTGGTAGAGCATAGGACTGAAAATCCTAGTGTCGGCGGTTCGACCCCGTCCCGAGCCATCTTAACCTTAATAGTAAGCTTTTTATAAAAACAGCCTGTCTGACCATTATGGTTAGGCAGGCTGTTTGTGATCTCATCAAAGTTTAAGGAGCAGAACAATTATGAAATATGTAAATGCAGATACAGTCTTCCCAAAAGAGTTACTACATGAAATACAGAAATATATAAATGGTGGTATGGTCTACGTTCCAAAGCCTGAAGAATTGCATGTGAAATGGGGAGAGAAGTCAGGGAGTAGAAAATATTTGAAATCAAGAAATATTGAGATATACCTGAAGTTTGCTGGTGGTGCAACCGTTGACCAGCTCTCAAGTGAATACTGTCTTTCTAAGGATAGTATTAAGAAGATCGTTTATACTAAAAAATAGCCGGCCACCCTAAAGGGTTGACCGGCGATTACATTTATTTGAAGCTTTTAACTCGCAAATATATGCTTACCAATTTTTAAGTTCTGAGGACGTGACCAGATCCAAGCACTAGTAGCTGTATCTGGATTGAAATAATAGATTGAATTGTTTGTTGGGTCCCAACCTCGGATAGCATCAAGAGCTGCTAAATAGGCAGTCCGGTTTGGAGTAAGCCAGTACTGGCCGTCAGATACGGCTGTGAATGCGCCTTTTTGAAATACAACATCTTTAATATTGTCTGGAAATTGATTAGATTGTATGCGATTCATAACTACAGCGCCAACTGCGACTTGGCCTTTATAAGGCTCACCGCGAGACTCACTGTAGATTACTTTAGCCAAAAAATCCATTTCATTAATATTAAGCGTGTATTTTTTTAGTAGATTCCAAGTTTTCGTGCCAGTAACTCCATCAGCACTCAATCCATAGGTCTTTTGAAATTTAGCAACGGCTGCTTTCGTTTGTGATCCATATACACCATCTAAAGGCTGAGTATAGAAATCCAGTGTTTTCAATCGATATTGAAGATCCCATACATCTCCAGAAGAACTTCCTACGGTTAATACCGGAGCAGCACTAGCAGAACCGATCATTGTAGCCATGCTTACTAGACCCAAAAGAAGCAACAAAGTGAATATTTTATTCTTCATTGTAGTAGCCTCCTTTCAGAAAACATTATAAATAACCTTCAATAACTGAGACAACACTCATTTATTGGTAATGTAATTATCATTTAACATTTTCGAAAACACTTCATATGGTTTGTGATCTTATGAAATGGGTAAATGAATAATCATAGGCACATAAACTTCGGAGGTTTTATATATGACGGATTGTAATATGAAGTGCGACAGCTAAACAGAGAAAGCCCATGGGGATTCGTGTAGAATGAAGTTACCACACACCATTCACACAAGGAGAATCACACCATGGGTTACACTCATCTTAGCATAACGGAGCGAAGCAAACTAGAAGTACTATACGGATTGGGATGGTCTAGTCGAGCGATTGGGGCAGAACTTGGACGTCATCACTCCGTCATTGCCAGAGAACGGAAGCGAGGAGGCAAGGGAAATACCTATCTTGCTGAGACCGCTCAGATCGCGTATAGCGAACGTCGACAAGGGAGTAAGTCGACAGGTCGTTTCACCGCGGAACTGGCCGGAGAGATCAATGAGAAACTCCGACTTACCTGGTCGCCCGAGCAGATTGCTGAACAGCGTAGAGCCAGTGGTCAACCCTTCGTATGCTTCAAGACGATCTACCGTTGGCTATATGCAGGTCGTCTGGTTGCAGGCGAAGTAAAGGTGCTACGGCATAAGGGTAAACGACGTAAACCACTGGAGACACGTGGTCGATTCCTCGTGGGGAAAACCATTAGTCAACGGCCAAAGGGAGTACGAAAGAGAGATTCCTTCGGGCACTGGGAACTAGATACGGTGGTTTCCAGCCGAGGAAAAAGCCGTGCTTGTGCCGCGACCTTTATCGAGCGCAAGACACGGATGTATCTGGCCGTAAAGATGCCCGACCGTACCGCTCATTCGATGGAGATCGCCTTTGGTGTTGTGGCTAGCCAGTATCCGCAAGAAACTTTCCGAACGGCTACTGCGGATCGAGGAAAGGAATTCGCCTGCTATAGCGCTCTGGAAGCCTTTCATGGACTGGATGTCTACTTTGCTGATCCCTACTCGTCCTGGCAACGAGGGTCTAACGAGAATGGCAACGGACTCCTTCGAGAGTTCTTTCCCAAAGGCCATGATTTTGCACAAGTTTCAGATGAGGAGCTTGCCCACGCCCTAGATCTCATCAACCACCGCCCCCGGAAATGTCTGGGGTGGAAGTCTGCTCACGAATCTTTCATGTCCGAAGTGTCGCACTTAGCTTGACAATCCGTCATATGAAAAAGCAATTATATCTATTCATAATCGCAGCTGCTCTCACTCTAAGCGCATGTGGCAATGATAATAGCTATGGCAATAAGATATCCTCAAACGATACACAAATGGAACATTCCTCACACTCTAGTTCAGGTGAAGTACCTGATCATTTGAAGGTGGCAGAGAATCCAACTTTTAAAGTTGGAAGTCAAGCGATCATCCAAACGAACCATATGGAAGGTATGAAGGGGGCTACAGCAACAATAGTTGGAGCTTTTGATACCACAGCGTATATCGTTTCTTATAGACCCACAACAGGCGGATTTCCAGTTACAAATCACAAGTGGATTATTCATGAAGAAATCAAAAAGTCAGCCAATAAACCCTATGAATCAGGCTCAGAAGTCGTGATGGAAGCAGACCATATGAAAGATATGAAAGGTGCAACGGCTCAAATTAACGCAGCGGAACAAACCACGGTATATATGATTGATTACAAGCCTACTACAGGTGGAGATGAAGTGAAAAATCATAAGTGGGTAACAGAAGTGAGCTTTCAGCTATAAAGTAACCCATAGAAATTTAAGCTCATAAAAATGAAAAATAATCAAGGTAGGAGCAGTCATGGACTTTGTTAAGTTCAAGGTTGCCCCTACCTTTTTTGAATGCTTCTTTTATTGGTGGTGAAGTGCTAAAATATTTTGATAGAGAACAACTATATAAAATATACCATTATAAATAATATTTCCTTAGAATGTAGGAGCGTGTTTGAAATGCCTAACTGGCAGGTGAAATTCGATGAAGAAATGCTTCAGCAAGCTGCAGAACAGATTCAAGTCGATTGGACAACGATAAAGTATATTGGTGGTTTTGAAAATGTTGTCTATAGCTTTCTAAAAGATGATCATGAATTTATTTTACGTGTAACTCATCATTCTCATCAGGAGCAGGAGATGGTTATTTCTGAACTTGACTTTATGGACCATCTTGCAAAGCATGGAGTGAAACTGGCTCGCCCCATTCCCTTTCAGGATGGCAGTTTGGTACAAACGCTAGCCAAAGATGAGGAAAGATTTATGATCTGTGTAATGGAGAAAGCACCTGGTGGTCATGTTAATGCTTCCGATCCCTATTGGGGACCGGAGCTTTTTGAGCAATGGGGTGAGGTAACAGGAAGAATGCATGCTGCAACTCTGCAATACGAGCGTCCGGAGACTGTTCTGGCAAGACCACATCAGGCTAAGCTAGAGTTTGACTTTGCTAACTTTGGCACTGTTGAACAGCAGCTTTTTGAAAAGTTGCTTCAGATAAATGATCGGATTAACCAGTTGCAACGGAATCGTGAAAGCTATGGGCTATGTCACCGTGATTTGCATTCGGGTAATTTTTTCGTACATGAGGGGCAGATCACCGTGTTTGACTTTGATGATTGCGGATACGACTATAGGGTGCATGATATTGCAATTGCCGTTTATTACTCGACCATCTTTGGGGATCGGCGAAAACCGGAGGTAGAGCAGAATAGAACTTCTAGTCTTGCGGCAGCCATGCTGAGGTCCTTTATGAAGGGGTATAATCGAGAGTATGCACTCGACAATAAGTGGCTAGAAGAGCTCCCACTCTTTATCGAGAAGCGTCGACTTGAATTAGTGCTTTTGTTATTTCATGAGTTTTCGGAGTCACAGCGTGAGGAGAATAGAATTTGGCTTGCCCGCAATATTCACGATGCTCTAAATGACAAAGCTTGTTTAGAGCTTTAATAATCTTATCATATAAAAAAGGAGCATTTATTTGAACTTAGCAACTCCTGTAACACCTATTCAACTTATGCAAGTACTTCTAAACGTTTCTGTGATTCGCCCTGTTTTTATCTGGGGGGCGCCTGGTATTGGGAAGTCTTCACTTGTAGAAGCTTTTGCTGATCAGGTGGGTCTTCCATGTGTTTCTCTTTTGGGTTCTCAGCTAGCGCCGGAAGACATCATTGGAGTACCACAAATCGTTAATGGAAAGAGCCAATTTTGTCCTCCGAAAATGATTGCTCGGGATGAACCTTATTGCTTGTTCCTGGATGAGCTTAATGCCTGTTCTCAAGAGGTACAAAAAGCATTTTATAGTCTAATCCACGAACGTCGTATCGGCGATTATCACCTACCTGTGGGCTCCATAGTAATTGGAGCGGGAAATCGTGCACAAGATAGTGCAATTGTTAAACCTATGTCATCGGCGCTTATCAATCGGATGTTCCATATACAGCTAAATGTTTCTTTTCAGAATTGGATTTCTTGGGCATATGAGAATAGCATTCATCCTATGGTTATTGAATATTTGGAGCTGCGGCCGGATCATTTGTGGAGTGCACCTCCAAAGACGGAAGAGCCTTTCTCAACTCCACGTTCTTGGCATATGCTTAGTGACGCACTACATGAGTTTGGTGAGGATATAAACGTAGACACCGTAGGTATTTTAGCGAATGGTTCGCTGACACCTTCTCATGCTACTCAATTCAAGGCTTTTTATAAAAATCTAACTGGGAAATATGAACTCAATCAAATTATTGAAGGTAAATCCTCATTTCCAACGGCTCCAGAAGATCGGGATCTCCTTTATTTCCTAGCGCAATCCTTAAGGGCACAGATTATTAAAGAACTTCCTCCAATTAAAGATAACGTTCGAGATGGACATCGCCAATTTGCACACACAGTTAAGAAGCTGATTAAAGACCTATCAGTCATTAGCTTTGAAATTGCACAGTTAGTAGTTGCTAAGCAGGAGCAAAGTAATAACATTCCGGACTGGTTAATGGTTGAAATTGTTCGTGATTTACCACGTCTTGCTATAAAAGATAGGGGGTAAGCATGGCTAAAAAAACAATGCCAGAAAATCCTGCTTTGAAAAATTTTAATGAAGCTTGTTCGTTAATCGCGGATCATCCTATTTTTGCACCTTTGTCTGTTCGAGCTTCGATTATCCATAATGAAAACACACCGTATCCTGAAGACGGCTGGGCATTGTCACTAATAACGGCTATATTTACACTCATCCCAAACGGCGTGGTGAGGTCGCTGAATGGATGTACGTTTTGGCACATTGTTTTCTTCATTTAGGACTTGGACATTTAAAGATTAAAGAGAATCAAGTGGCGTGGAACGTTGCATGTGATGTATACATAGCAAAGTTTTTAAATGACTTGAAGTTTGGTAAAGTGCCCGCAGATATGGAGTCTCGAATTGATCTTACAATTAAAGATGAACAACAGCTTTACGAGCAATTAATGATAAAAGGGATTCCGGACACCTCCAGATATTTTGGGACTGCGGGTTTTTCGAAAATGGATATGAATGTTCGAGAAACCACTAGAAGGTACTGGGGAGAAGCACCGGATTGGGAATCCTATTTTGCCTATGGTTTATCAAATGCTGTAACGAATGCAGTAAGTGTTGCGGGGGGACATGCGAATACTATTAGCGACCCTGCGCTTTCTTTAACAGCCTCACAGCGTGCAAAACGATGGTTCATGGACAGATATCCTTTATTAGGTGCGCTTGCTGCTGGTTTTGAGATTATAGAAGATCCGACGATCTGTCGGCGATTAGATATTTCCATAGCTGCCATTGACGTTATCGATCGCAAAATTTATATGAACCCTGCAGCCGGACTAAACGATGATGAATGTATTTTCGTGATGGCACATGAGCTTTTGCACGCGGGTCTTCAGCATCATGAGCGATGTCTTGGGCGGGATCATTATCTTTGGAATGTGGC
The window above is part of the Paenibacillus sp. FSL K6-0276 genome. Proteins encoded here:
- a CDS encoding DUF2935 domain-containing protein; protein product: MPDPFVLRSLDEIRFWSRIMKEHSFFLKLGFRCEDTQLINEANHFYATFEAIENRSLGFTVDSDPAVIRKFNEEVHSAASHIWAFKRKILGLILQCKLPGGTNFPLLVDHVSREANYFRNRLEELNQGRLDPLPDAIINENVFFLRIMADHAKFIGHLLDPSERQLVEQARNFSHDFDTLLYQAIDLSSMRPQSQTKPLLSQQLDENKVSVKSLRDFKKTARDLIEECRIKSIIHPLLADHVFREAERFLYIIDAFEASLNMNKKIV
- a CDS encoding TetR/AcrR family transcriptional regulator, translated to MAEKTYLDLRIRRTRKAIRNAFINLLAEKELIKISINAITQKAEINRATFYLHYKDINDLISRFKENTLG
- a CDS encoding GNAT family N-acetyltransferase gives rise to the protein MEIKLVPVTFEDKEVLSNLYQLYYYDFSLFTDQDVNQHGEFEVNINYFWEGDHRWNPYLIVGSGNIVGFVVVLMENLDTDSNPTHVIYDFMILQKYRRNGIGTAAATKALDLFKVKWKLAQMENNIPAIAFWRKLLKEYTKDNYTERYMSDHHKYIQEFDRTERTK
- a CDS encoding GNAT family N-acetyltransferase → MNITVTLTDSTTKFVINNLYPLYLHDLSEIWGSLPNQYGVYEDNETQTLNEQNKVFDIWWEKPGILYPYLIKENEIPVGFALVATPPYAPPNCEFYLNEFFILRPFRGKGIAEFAAKEVFNIHMGKWELQTNPTATNMRAQHFWRKTLKEYTSDSFQEECRKSFDDELKMIFNFNNGLG
- a CDS encoding CD3324 family protein; protein product: MKYVNADTVFPKELLHEIQKYINGGMVYVPKPEELHVKWGEKSGSRKYLKSRNIEIYLKFAGGATVDQLSSEYCLSKDSIKKIVYTKK
- the sleB gene encoding spore cortex-lytic enzyme; translation: MATMIGSASAAPVLTVGSSSGDVWDLQYRLKTLDFYTQPLDGVYGSQTKAAVAKFQKTYGLSADGVTGTKTWNLLKKYTLNINEMDFLAKVIYSESRGEPYKGQVAVGAVVMNRIQSNQFPDNIKDVVFQKGAFTAVSDGQYWLTPNRTAYLAALDAIRGWDPTNNSIYYFNPDTATSAWIWSRPQNLKIGKHIFAS
- a CDS encoding IS30 family transposase, with protein sequence MGYTHLSITERSKLEVLYGLGWSSRAIGAELGRHHSVIARERKRGGKGNTYLAETAQIAYSERRQGSKSTGRFTAELAGEINEKLRLTWSPEQIAEQRRASGQPFVCFKTIYRWLYAGRLVAGEVKVLRHKGKRRKPLETRGRFLVGKTISQRPKGVRKRDSFGHWELDTVVSSRGKSRACAATFIERKTRMYLAVKMPDRTAHSMEIAFGVVASQYPQETFRTATADRGKEFACYSALEAFHGLDVYFADPYSSWQRGSNENGNGLLREFFPKGHDFAQVSDEELAHALDLINHRPRKCLGWKSAHESFMSEVSHLA
- a CDS encoding YdhK family protein produces the protein MKKQLYLFIIAAALTLSACGNDNSYGNKISSNDTQMEHSSHSSSGEVPDHLKVAENPTFKVGSQAIIQTNHMEGMKGATATIVGAFDTTAYIVSYRPTTGGFPVTNHKWIIHEEIKKSANKPYESGSEVVMEADHMKDMKGATAQINAAEQTTVYMIDYKPTTGGDEVKNHKWVTEVSFQL
- a CDS encoding phosphotransferase, translated to MPNWQVKFDEEMLQQAAEQIQVDWTTIKYIGGFENVVYSFLKDDHEFILRVTHHSHQEQEMVISELDFMDHLAKHGVKLARPIPFQDGSLVQTLAKDEERFMICVMEKAPGGHVNASDPYWGPELFEQWGEVTGRMHAATLQYERPETVLARPHQAKLEFDFANFGTVEQQLFEKLLQINDRINQLQRNRESYGLCHRDLHSGNFFVHEGQITVFDFDDCGYDYRVHDIAIAVYYSTIFGDRRKPEVEQNRTSSLAAAMLRSFMKGYNREYALDNKWLEELPLFIEKRRLELVLLLFHEFSESQREENRIWLARNIHDALNDKACLEL
- a CDS encoding MoxR family ATPase, with amino-acid sequence MNLATPVTPIQLMQVLLNVSVIRPVFIWGAPGIGKSSLVEAFADQVGLPCVSLLGSQLAPEDIIGVPQIVNGKSQFCPPKMIARDEPYCLFLDELNACSQEVQKAFYSLIHERRIGDYHLPVGSIVIGAGNRAQDSAIVKPMSSALINRMFHIQLNVSFQNWISWAYENSIHPMVIEYLELRPDHLWSAPPKTEEPFSTPRSWHMLSDALHEFGEDINVDTVGILANGSLTPSHATQFKAFYKNLTGKYELNQIIEGKSSFPTAPEDRDLLYFLAQSLRAQIIKELPPIKDNVRDGHRQFAHTVKKLIKDLSVISFEIAQLVVAKQEQSNNIPDWLMVEIVRDLPRLAIKDRG